A single genomic interval of Gemmatimonadota bacterium harbors:
- a CDS encoding FlgD immunoglobulin-like domain containing protein, which produces MILTGNAGAGEERLCVEVRERSRRLEDWMMRQARGLGIAACITLVATHASAAYVEDFATTDYMDASGTTLNWDTTVDRLELPAIPREVGMVAVSGEAHAVVSAGDHAFVAAGTAGFAVLDVRDPGTPATLATLPMPGDALALTHSGDRVYVACGSAGVAVVDVTDPSAPVRAFTLPTPGGAFGVVVHGGHAYVAAGDSGLVICDLSGGGIPAHVSTTPTPGHATDVALTGKYACVADGPSGVALIDVSNAFAPALLTSVSTPGSAMGVAPAGLLVYVADGPEGVSVVDISNPSAPFRAGGWSGIGDARAIVVDGNFACVAFGSGGVLLVDVTDPVNPAFGETVDTPGVAGMLSLAGEHAWVADGVGGVRVVRVRASRIEPVPVGFWRSYGTSRGVAVEGDLAFLAIEGWGMKILDISEPSRPRLIGELITPGSTLDVAVSGTLVAVADGPEGLSLVDVTDPSVPVTLSTHAVGGEAFDVALDGGRAWVAAGLGGTVLVDISDPFAPVTLGSVPTTSITSAVAVDGDLAVVANHWAGLQVIDATDPGNLDLVGTLDVPGDFQGVDIDGDLVCAAIGWKGVLVVDITDPTLPTVTGSVDPSGEIHDIVISGNRAYAAARYAGLQVIDITDPSSPFLSMNVPGDFDGLAFSGDLLLLADNYWPHTRERLRLWSVYSLEREETANTATSLSLPHRDMGVLWARLTTAESPAVEWELSPSGGETWQELPADGSWAWLWGTGDDIRWRCALREPVPGEAPSVDSLKIEWLYDPPILHSATDVPEDQGGWVDLAFTRSGHDFDNIPTPARQYYLWRRVEDPVLRDRVRRAEESSDESTLRGGGSRGVDGLDVQQLNGALYTISLRGRSGGFPPGTWAAVEALPAGRKESYTVTVRSPTDSTAQHSGESVYVVSVHTVDPAVWFVSSPVTGVSVDNLPPGRPTGLSFTAPTLAWVPPVDGDLDFCRVYASPTSELADAELIAETTQWIWEETGDPAGWYFVTAVDVAGNEGDPATVAGDGVTGVVTPGLPSEFALSPPVPNPFRVGATIRFALPRSVPVVLSVHDVAGRRVRILEDTALPAGRHARLWDGRDDSGRRVSQGVYFVRLFAGGFGATGKVVHRP; this is translated from the coding sequence GTGATTCTGACGGGGAATGCGGGTGCGGGCGAGGAGCGTCTCTGCGTCGAGGTGCGCGAGAGGAGTCGTCGGTTGGAAGACTGGATGATGCGGCAGGCTCGCGGTCTGGGGATTGCCGCGTGCATAACACTGGTCGCTACGCACGCATCGGCAGCGTATGTGGAGGATTTTGCGACGACGGATTACATGGACGCCAGTGGAACGACGCTGAACTGGGACACGACGGTTGACCGGCTGGAACTCCCGGCAATCCCCCGGGAGGTGGGCATGGTGGCAGTTTCCGGCGAAGCGCACGCCGTCGTCTCCGCCGGGGATCATGCATTCGTCGCCGCCGGTACCGCCGGGTTTGCGGTGCTGGATGTTCGCGACCCCGGCACCCCCGCGACTCTCGCCACGCTCCCCATGCCCGGCGATGCGCTCGCGCTCACGCACTCCGGAGATCGCGTGTATGTGGCCTGCGGCTCGGCGGGCGTGGCGGTGGTGGATGTGACGGACCCTTCGGCTCCCGTGCGGGCGTTCACCCTGCCTACCCCCGGCGGCGCGTTCGGAGTCGTCGTGCACGGCGGGCACGCCTATGTGGCGGCGGGAGACTCCGGACTGGTGATCTGCGACCTCTCGGGTGGTGGAATCCCCGCGCACGTCTCGACCACTCCGACTCCCGGCCACGCAACGGATGTGGCACTGACCGGCAAGTACGCCTGCGTTGCGGACGGGCCTTCCGGCGTCGCATTGATTGATGTCTCAAACGCTTTCGCGCCCGCTCTTCTCACCAGCGTCTCCACCCCCGGGTCCGCAATGGGCGTCGCTCCCGCCGGATTGCTCGTCTATGTCGCGGACGGGCCCGAGGGTGTGTCCGTGGTCGATATTTCCAACCCGTCGGCACCCTTCCGGGCGGGGGGGTGGTCCGGCATCGGGGATGCCCGCGCCATCGTGGTCGACGGGAACTTCGCGTGCGTGGCTTTCGGAAGCGGAGGAGTCCTTCTGGTCGATGTGACCGACCCGGTGAATCCCGCCTTCGGCGAAACCGTCGACACGCCCGGAGTCGCCGGCATGCTGTCGCTGGCCGGGGAGCACGCGTGGGTGGCGGACGGGGTCGGGGGCGTTCGAGTGGTGCGCGTTCGCGCCTCCCGGATCGAGCCCGTTCCGGTGGGCTTCTGGCGCAGCTACGGGACCTCCCGCGGCGTTGCCGTCGAGGGAGACCTGGCGTTTCTGGCCATCGAGGGATGGGGGATGAAGATCCTCGACATCAGCGAACCCTCCCGGCCGAGGCTCATCGGCGAACTCATCACCCCGGGGTCCACGCTGGATGTCGCGGTATCCGGGACGCTGGTCGCGGTGGCAGACGGGCCGGAAGGCCTGTCCCTGGTGGATGTCACGGATCCCTCGGTACCCGTCACACTTTCGACGCACGCCGTCGGCGGGGAGGCGTTCGATGTCGCTCTGGACGGGGGGCGAGCGTGGGTTGCCGCGGGACTGGGAGGCACCGTTCTGGTGGACATCAGCGACCCGTTCGCGCCCGTCACTCTGGGGAGCGTACCCACGACCAGCATCACCAGCGCCGTAGCGGTGGATGGTGACCTGGCAGTCGTGGCGAACCACTGGGCGGGGCTTCAGGTGATCGACGCCACCGACCCCGGCAATCTTGACCTCGTGGGGACGCTGGATGTCCCCGGGGACTTCCAGGGTGTCGACATCGACGGGGACCTGGTGTGCGCCGCAATCGGCTGGAAGGGGGTGCTGGTGGTGGACATCACCGACCCGACGCTTCCCACAGTGACGGGAAGCGTGGATCCGTCCGGGGAGATTCACGACATCGTGATTTCCGGGAATCGCGCTTATGCCGCCGCCCGGTATGCCGGTCTGCAGGTGATCGATATCACCGATCCGTCCTCGCCCTTCCTCTCCATGAATGTGCCGGGGGACTTTGACGGACTTGCCTTCTCCGGAGACCTCCTGCTTCTGGCGGACAACTACTGGCCGCACACGCGGGAGCGCCTTCGGCTGTGGAGCGTCTACTCGCTGGAGCGGGAAGAGACGGCGAACACGGCGACCTCCCTGTCGCTGCCGCACCGGGACATGGGGGTCTTGTGGGCCCGGTTGACGACGGCGGAATCACCGGCAGTCGAATGGGAACTCAGTCCGTCCGGAGGCGAGACCTGGCAGGAACTCCCCGCGGACGGCTCGTGGGCGTGGTTGTGGGGCACCGGCGACGACATCCGCTGGCGGTGTGCGCTGAGGGAACCGGTGCCCGGAGAAGCACCGTCGGTGGACAGCCTGAAGATCGAGTGGCTCTACGATCCCCCGATTCTCCACAGCGCCACCGATGTTCCCGAGGACCAGGGAGGCTGGGTGGACCTTGCGTTCACGCGGTCCGGGCACGACTTCGACAATATCCCCACTCCGGCCCGGCAGTATTACCTCTGGCGTCGCGTGGAGGATCCGGTGCTTCGCGATCGCGTGCGGCGTGCCGAGGAGTCCTCGGATGAATCGACACTCCGGGGCGGAGGATCGCGGGGGGTCGACGGGCTGGATGTCCAGCAACTCAACGGCGCCCTCTATACGATCTCTCTGCGTGGTCGCTCGGGAGGTTTTCCCCCGGGAACCTGGGCGGCCGTGGAGGCCCTTCCCGCCGGCCGGAAGGAATCCTACACGGTCACCGTGCGGTCGCCGACCGACTCCACGGCGCAGCACTCGGGTGAGTCCGTGTATGTCGTGTCGGTTCATACGGTGGACCCGGCCGTCTGGTTTGTGAGTTCTCCGGTGACCGGCGTTTCCGTGGACAACCTCCCGCCGGGGAGGCCCACCGGGCTGTCTTTTACTGCGCCGACTCTGGCGTGGGTTCCTCCGGTTGACGGAGATCTCGATTTCTGCCGCGTGTATGCATCGCCCACTTCCGAACTTGCGGACGCGGAACTCATCGCTGAGACAACCCAGTGGATCTGGGAAGAGACCGGGGATCCCGCCGGGTGGTATTTCGTGACGGCGGTGGATGTTGCCGGAAACGAAGGGGATCCGGCGACGGTTGCGGGTGACGGCGTGACCGGAGTCGTGACGCCGGGTCTGCCGAGCGAGTTCGCGCTGTCACCGCCGGTCCCGAACCCGTTCCGCGTGGGCGCCACGATCCGTTTTGCGTTGCCCCGGAGCGTCCCCGTGGTGCTTTCGGTTCATGATGTGGCGGGCCGCCGGGTGCGCATTCTCGAGGACACGGCGCTTCCGGCCGGGCGTCATGCGCGGCTCTGGGACGGCCGGGACGATTCCGGTCGCCGGGTCTCACAGGGTGTGTACTTCGTCCGGCTCTTCGCGGGGGGATTCGGGGCGACGGGCAAGGTCGTTCACCGGCCCTGA
- a CDS encoding T9SS type A sorting domain-containing protein — MAMLRPAGMSLLATLLMVGPAPSGTFTEDFSSTAFRDPAFTTALWDTAATEVRLPAYSPEVLGSLSLSGAASAVFVADDRAYVTDALGNLAVADVIDPAAPVLLGSVGLGGSPSAVVLRGPHAYVATGASGVVVVDVSDASLPFVAGSIATAGSARGLAVDGRLLFVAAGSAGLALFDLTDPVAAVALGSLSTGGDAAAVAVAGDRAFVADGSGLVVLDTADPSAPVLVATLSTPGDARSLALSGNHALVADGASGVCVLDIADPSAPAILGTAPVPGDASSIAVSGEVAWVAAGSSGLRKVDFSDPVFPAVVDSAATSGSADAVVLAGGCAFVADGAGGLAIVAVRAPVPPITEGALSTTRAFNSDIAGNHAFVADWTGGLLIVDLSDPATPTVVGTASIPIPCLDVDVDGDYAYVACRTSGLVSVDISDLTNPVEIGSVITGDRAMKVEVAGDYAFVASKYAGLVIVDITDPTNLTVVGSVNVPGSAEGVALYGNHAFVPSRAGGLSVIDISDPATPVLETTVTMPGYTFDIVIEATTAYAVDEVQGVTVLDIGDPLSPVIVGGYDTPDMAYGVAASGDLLLVCDRYSGLIALDVSDPTQPAHLGTWDSPDFARGVLFFGNSAVLSDEYSGLHVLRVFDDDLDRTANRAGSLPVVVTADNMAAARLSTVQSETVDWEVTLDGGASWAQIPADGQWQSGLAPGTSLAWRSTHAVSALDVNPSVSSLTVDWLSESASILSVADVPSDQGGWVYVQFERSGYDFPGLPLPAANYTLWRRVDTRGARADRAVLIVDDDLFVKDEMARDFPPGTWTPVGSAPAMQWDHYLVEGHTAGDSTDAAVVQSVFVVSAHTVDPGIWFVSAADSGVSVDNLPPAVPDSLVFASQSLAWEFSPSADFAHFSVYGGPVDDFAAATLVAHTLDTTMDVSGAVYPWYFVTALDYSGNESDPATVSGATASGADESASGAASFALFGGSPNPFRAATVISFDIPDAGRAVVAVHDVSGRRVATLFDGEAAAGRHLVHWSGLDQLGASAAPGIYFVTLESGSRMATEKVLRLR, encoded by the coding sequence ATGGCCATGCTTCGCCCAGCGGGGATGTCACTTCTCGCCACGCTCCTCATGGTGGGTCCGGCCCCGTCCGGCACATTCACCGAGGACTTCTCCAGCACTGCGTTCCGGGATCCCGCCTTCACGACGGCGCTCTGGGACACGGCGGCGACGGAAGTGCGACTTCCCGCGTACTCACCCGAGGTCCTGGGGTCGCTCTCCCTGTCCGGGGCCGCGTCCGCCGTCTTTGTCGCGGATGATCGCGCATATGTCACCGACGCCCTCGGGAACCTTGCCGTCGCGGATGTGATCGATCCCGCCGCCCCCGTCCTTCTGGGATCCGTGGGTCTCGGCGGTTCGCCCTCGGCGGTGGTGCTTCGCGGCCCCCACGCGTATGTCGCGACCGGAGCTTCCGGTGTTGTCGTGGTGGATGTGTCCGACGCGTCCCTGCCGTTCGTGGCGGGGAGCATCGCGACGGCGGGTTCCGCGCGCGGGCTGGCCGTGGACGGGCGCCTGCTTTTCGTGGCCGCGGGCAGTGCCGGGTTGGCGCTCTTCGACCTGACCGACCCCGTGGCGGCCGTTGCGTTGGGTTCGCTCTCCACCGGGGGCGACGCGGCAGCCGTTGCCGTCGCCGGAGATCGCGCGTTTGTCGCCGACGGGAGCGGGCTGGTCGTCCTCGACACCGCCGACCCGTCGGCCCCCGTGCTGGTCGCCACGCTGTCCACCCCCGGGGATGCCCGGTCCCTCGCTCTCTCCGGGAATCACGCACTGGTCGCCGATGGAGCGTCCGGCGTGTGTGTGCTCGACATTGCCGATCCCTCGGCGCCCGCGATTCTCGGCACCGCGCCAGTCCCGGGAGACGCGTCTTCCATCGCCGTGTCCGGAGAGGTCGCATGGGTGGCGGCCGGGTCGTCCGGACTTCGCAAAGTGGACTTCTCCGACCCCGTGTTCCCGGCGGTTGTCGACTCGGCGGCGACCTCCGGCAGCGCGGATGCCGTAGTGCTGGCGGGAGGGTGCGCGTTCGTGGCGGACGGAGCGGGGGGGCTCGCCATCGTCGCTGTTCGTGCGCCTGTCCCGCCGATTACGGAAGGGGCGCTCTCCACGACTCGGGCGTTCAATTCCGACATCGCCGGGAACCACGCGTTTGTCGCCGACTGGACCGGCGGCCTTCTCATCGTCGATCTGTCCGATCCCGCCACGCCCACCGTGGTCGGGACGGCGTCGATCCCGATTCCCTGTCTCGATGTCGATGTCGACGGCGACTACGCCTATGTCGCGTGCAGGACGAGCGGCCTCGTGTCGGTGGACATTTCCGACCTGACGAATCCCGTGGAGATCGGCTCCGTGATCACCGGGGATCGTGCGATGAAGGTGGAGGTTGCGGGCGACTACGCGTTTGTGGCCTCGAAGTACGCCGGGCTTGTGATTGTGGACATCACCGACCCGACGAACCTGACCGTCGTCGGGTCGGTGAATGTCCCGGGCTCCGCGGAGGGTGTGGCCCTTTACGGAAACCACGCGTTTGTTCCCTCGCGCGCGGGCGGACTCTCCGTGATCGACATTTCCGACCCGGCGACTCCCGTGCTGGAGACCACCGTCACAATGCCCGGCTACACATTCGACATCGTGATCGAGGCCACGACCGCCTATGCCGTGGACGAAGTTCAGGGCGTGACAGTTCTCGACATCGGCGACCCCCTGTCACCGGTGATCGTGGGCGGTTACGACACGCCCGACATGGCGTACGGCGTGGCCGCCTCCGGGGACTTGCTGCTGGTCTGCGACCGGTACAGCGGACTCATCGCGCTCGATGTCTCCGACCCGACGCAACCCGCCCACCTCGGAACATGGGACTCGCCCGACTTCGCGCGAGGCGTCCTCTTCTTCGGCAACTCGGCGGTTCTCTCCGACGAGTACTCCGGACTCCATGTTCTTCGCGTCTTCGACGACGACCTCGACCGGACGGCCAATCGTGCCGGATCTCTCCCCGTGGTGGTGACCGCAGACAACATGGCGGCGGCTCGGCTGTCGACGGTGCAATCGGAGACCGTCGACTGGGAAGTCACTCTCGACGGCGGGGCAAGCTGGGCGCAGATCCCGGCGGACGGGCAGTGGCAGAGCGGGCTTGCGCCGGGGACCTCCCTTGCCTGGCGTTCGACCCACGCCGTTTCCGCGCTCGATGTGAACCCGTCCGTCTCTTCGCTGACGGTCGACTGGTTGAGTGAGTCCGCTTCGATTCTCTCCGTTGCGGATGTGCCCTCCGATCAGGGCGGCTGGGTCTATGTCCAGTTCGAGCGATCCGGCTACGACTTCCCGGGACTCCCCCTGCCCGCAGCGAACTATACGCTCTGGCGGCGTGTCGATACCCGCGGCGCGCGAGCCGATCGGGCGGTTCTGATCGTGGACGATGACCTTTTCGTGAAGGACGAGATGGCGCGCGACTTCCCGCCCGGGACATGGACCCCGGTCGGAAGTGCTCCCGCCATGCAGTGGGACCACTACCTCGTCGAAGGACATACGGCAGGCGACTCCACAGACGCTGCGGTCGTTCAGTCGGTGTTCGTCGTGAGCGCGCATACGGTGGACCCGGGCATCTGGTTCGTAAGCGCAGCGGACAGCGGCGTCTCAGTTGACAATCTTCCGCCCGCCGTTCCCGACAGCCTGGTGTTCGCGTCTCAGAGCCTGGCATGGGAGTTCTCCCCGAGCGCGGACTTTGCGCACTTCAGTGTGTACGGCGGACCGGTCGATGACTTCGCTGCCGCAACACTCGTGGCGCACACGCTGGACACGACCATGGATGTCTCCGGCGCGGTGTACCCATGGTACTTCGTGACGGCTCTCGACTACTCGGGGAACGAGAGCGATCCGGCCACGGTCTCCGGTGCGACTGCTTCCGGCGCGGACGAATCGGCCTCCGGCGCGGCGTCGTTCGCGCTCTTCGGAGGCAGTCCGAATCCCTTCCGCGCCGCGACCGTCATCTCCTTCGACATCCCCGATGCGGGAAGGGCTGTTGTGGCCGTTCACGATGTGTCGGGTCGTCGGGTGGCCACGCTGTTCGACGGCGAGGCGGCGGCCGGAAGGCATCTGGTGCACTGGTCCGGGCTGGACCAACTCGGCGCGTCGGCGGCGCCGGGCATCTACTTCGTGACACTGGAGTCGGGGTCGCGCATGGCGACGGAGAAGGTACTGAGGCTGAGGTAG
- a CDS encoding FlgD immunoglobulin-like domain containing protein → MPRRHFFFASGLLLALVMFGPSSAVALDTHTAPVPDAPRPQDACGSYVTAEEGRAFLEKWEAESGMPDRVLPAGPHYVSIAPHIVRRTDGSGGLAESRYEDALADANAAYAATGMVFYTLGAIDYIDDDAFYSGISTLAEINDLRTTNTVPDAINIYFTEVLAYENGSLCGISAFTTSSVQAIAMRNSCTATATNHSTFPHEIGHYFDLFHTHEPYFGDELVDGSNCDVAGDLLCDTPADPRLGSGNVTNACEYVGGETDANGDPYAPDPAQYMSYSLKHCRDTFTPDGEAKALSTLLNDRPNLISPLTGVIGSGNGAPEAVDGAGLRLDAPRPNPTRGGVLASYALDAPAFVEITVHDIRGGRVASLRAGLQAAGEHTLRWSGRDAGGAETAAGIYFVRVKAAGREAVRRVHRVR, encoded by the coding sequence ATGCCGCGCCGTCACTTCTTCTTCGCTTCCGGATTGCTGCTTGCCCTGGTGATGTTCGGCCCCTCGTCCGCGGTTGCGCTGGACACGCACACGGCGCCCGTTCCGGACGCGCCACGCCCGCAGGACGCCTGCGGTTCCTATGTGACGGCCGAGGAAGGGCGGGCCTTTCTCGAAAAGTGGGAAGCGGAAAGCGGGATGCCCGACCGTGTCCTTCCCGCCGGGCCGCACTATGTTTCGATCGCGCCGCACATCGTGCGCCGAACGGACGGGAGCGGCGGCCTTGCGGAGTCGCGCTACGAGGACGCGCTGGCCGATGCGAACGCCGCGTATGCCGCGACGGGGATGGTGTTCTACACGCTGGGCGCGATCGACTACATCGACGACGACGCCTTCTACTCCGGGATCAGCACCCTGGCCGAGATCAACGACCTCCGCACCACCAACACGGTCCCGGACGCGATCAACATCTACTTCACCGAAGTTCTGGCGTACGAGAACGGGAGCCTGTGCGGGATCTCCGCATTCACGACCAGTTCCGTGCAGGCGATCGCGATGCGGAACAGTTGCACGGCGACCGCCACGAACCACTCGACCTTCCCGCACGAGATCGGGCACTACTTCGACCTCTTCCACACCCACGAGCCGTACTTCGGTGACGAACTCGTGGACGGCTCCAACTGCGATGTGGCGGGGGATCTCCTGTGCGACACCCCGGCGGACCCGCGACTGGGGAGCGGAAATGTCACGAACGCATGTGAGTATGTCGGCGGGGAGACGGATGCCAATGGAGACCCCTACGCACCGGACCCCGCGCAGTACATGTCCTACTCGCTGAAGCACTGTCGGGATACCTTCACGCCCGACGGAGAGGCGAAGGCGTTGAGCACGCTTCTGAACGACCGCCCCAACCTGATCTCTCCGCTGACGGGCGTGATCGGGTCCGGGAACGGTGCGCCGGAGGCCGTCGATGGCGCCGGACTCCGTCTGGATGCCCCGCGTCCGAACCCCACCCGGGGCGGCGTTCTCGCCTCCTATGCGCTGGACGCTCCTGCTTTCGTCGAAATCACGGTCCACGACATTCGTGGTGGCCGCGTGGCTTCGCTGCGCGCGGGACTCCAGGCGGCGGGGGAGCACACCCTTCGCTGGAGCGGGCGTGACGCAGGCGGCGCGGAGACGGCCGCGGGAATCTACTTTGTGCGCGTGAAGGCGGCCGGGCGGGAAGCCGTGAGGCGCGTGCATCGCGTCCGATAG
- a CDS encoding methyltransferase domain-containing protein — MPRDGNLVCEACNHAFACEGNIPRLFHPHENYGDSDDITDRIRSFYEETPFPNYDEFDSVRSLIEKSRRGLYARRLDETIPHNATVLEAGCGTGQLANFLGMSCRHVIATDLCLNSLRLGERFRREHDLDRVRFIQMNLFRPAAKPRSFDVVICTGVLHHTADPFAGFAGLSELVKPGGHIVIGLYNRTGRLFTNLRRQFFRVTGGRARWIDPILRAGGAESEKARTWFEDQYRNPHESLHTFGEVLGWFERTGIDFVRGVPAMRLEDDGLGGGHLFEPQSPGTALDRFLVQATQIVAPGQKEGGFFVMIGKRPEDDRTGGHP; from the coding sequence ATGCCTCGCGACGGGAACCTTGTCTGCGAAGCCTGCAATCACGCGTTCGCCTGTGAAGGGAACATCCCGCGTCTCTTTCATCCGCATGAAAACTACGGCGATTCCGATGACATCACGGATCGCATCCGGTCCTTCTACGAAGAGACCCCGTTCCCGAACTATGACGAGTTCGACTCCGTTCGTTCGCTGATCGAGAAGTCGCGCCGGGGTCTTTACGCACGCCGTCTCGACGAGACGATCCCCCACAATGCCACGGTACTGGAAGCCGGATGCGGGACGGGACAGTTGGCGAACTTCCTCGGGATGTCCTGTCGGCATGTGATCGCAACGGACCTGTGTCTGAACTCGCTGCGGCTCGGAGAACGCTTCCGGCGCGAACACGATCTCGACCGCGTGCGGTTCATCCAGATGAACCTGTTCCGTCCCGCCGCAAAACCACGGAGTTTCGATGTCGTGATCTGCACGGGAGTCCTGCATCACACCGCGGACCCGTTTGCCGGTTTCGCGGGGCTTTCGGAACTCGTGAAGCCGGGAGGACACATCGTGATCGGTCTGTACAACCGAACCGGGCGGCTGTTCACCAACCTGCGCCGCCAGTTCTTCCGTGTCACAGGCGGCCGCGCCCGGTGGATCGATCCGATCCTCCGCGCAGGAGGAGCGGAGAGCGAAAAGGCCCGCACCTGGTTTGAGGATCAGTACCGCAACCCGCATGAGTCGCTGCATACCTTCGGGGAAGTGCTGGGTTGGTTTGAGCGCACCGGAATCGACTTCGTGCGGGGCGTGCCCGCCATGCGACTGGAGGATGATGGACTCGGGGGCGGGCACCTCTTCGAACCCCAGTCGCCGGGAACGGCACTCGACCGGTTCCTCGTGCAGGCCACGCAGATCGTCGCGCCGGGGCAGAAGGAGGGCGGGTTTTTCGTCATGATCGGGAAGCGGCCCGAAGACGACAGGACCGGGGGGCACCCGTGA